A single Mytilus trossulus isolate FHL-02 chromosome 12, PNRI_Mtr1.1.1.hap1, whole genome shotgun sequence DNA region contains:
- the LOC134692570 gene encoding uncharacterized protein LOC134692570 → MGDVDNPFQQLEDAKKQLIMDFKENAKSVQELEFWNRMESVRDNYPNSQEDSSSGDTTDEEQVEGVNLTKGKKTDEKVPDTSVEETIQQKSAAGERADEEKTLREHTESFHIPEMEHGAGDDTHLLQKDFIFQNDGVEHDFSQNATRDKSLINLFENGDSNGLGALQLTEDKLEINETENKNVSAEKANGCKVGIKDLFKAAKKTAKMEAKESEKKRKLKEKETKRKRKIEARETERKRKLEENESKKKMKIEAQVSMEEKTRELDEYESKQKRKDEKKSSQGGNISDSKQFKQKQKIDQNDFKENKPETNDKKVNGEHTSFREKPLIEIEEHNGKVAKEKKELKAKKSAVEEKVKTGVPGVKELNEKLKSMEFKEKIITDETKPVNKPKLMDFVRSLVGFIRNRY, encoded by the exons ATGGGTGACGTAGATAATCCGTTTCAGCAGTTAGAGGATGCCAAAAAGCAGCTTATTAtggattttaaagaaaatgcaaAGTCCGTTCAGGAATTAGAATTTTGGAATAGAATGGAAAGCGTGAGAGATAATTATCCAAATTCCCAAGAGGACAGTTCATCAGGAGATACGACAG ACGAAGAGCAAGTCGAGGGAGTGAATTTGACTAAAGGCAAGAAAACAGACGAAAAGGTACCAGATACTTCAGTTG AAGAAACAATTCAACAGAAGTCAGCTGCCGGAGAAAGAGCAGACGAAGAAAAGACTTTAAGAGAACATACTGAATCATTCCACATACCTGAGATGGAACATGGAGCAGGGGATGATACACATTTGCTTCAAAAGGATTTTATATTCCAAAATGATGGCGTGGAGCATGACTTCAGTCAAAATGCTACCA gagACAAATCCctgatcaatttatttgaaaacggAGACAGCAATGGACTGGGAGCTTTACAG TTGACAGAAGACAAACtggaaataaatgaaacagaaaacaaaaatgtatctgCTGAAAAAGCCAATGGTTGCAAGGTTGGTATCAAAGATCTCTTCAAAGCAGCAaagaaaacagcaaaaatggAAGCAAAGGAATCTgagaagaaaagaaaactgaaagaaaaagaaacgaagAGGAAACGAAAAATCGAAGCCCGAGAGACTGAAAGGAAAAGAAAACTAGAAGAAAATgaatcaaaaaagaaaatgaaaatagagGCTCAGGTATCTATGGAGGAAAAAACACGAGAA TTAGACGAATACGAgtcaaaacagaaaagaaaagatgaaaaaaaatcatcacagGGGGGAAATATATCGGACTCTAAACAATTTAAGCAGAAACAGAAAATTgatcaaaatgattttaaagaaaataaaccagaaacaaacgacaaaaaagTCAATGGAGAGCATACATCTTTTCGCGAAAAACCTTTAATTGAAATAGAGGAACATAATGGCAAGGTAGCAAAGGAGAAAAAAGAACTGAAAGCTAAAAAATCTGCAGTGGAAGAAAAGGTGAAAACAGGCGTACCTGGAGTAAAAGAGCTAAACgaaaaacttaaatcaatggAATTCAAAGAGAAAATAATTACAg atgaGACAAAACCAGTGAATAAGCCAAAGCTGATGGATTTTGTTAGAAGCCTTGTTGGATTCATTCGGAACAGATACTAA